From Cyprinus carpio isolate SPL01 chromosome A7, ASM1834038v1, whole genome shotgun sequence, a single genomic window includes:
- the LOC109113701 gene encoding U3 small nucleolar ribonucleoprotein protein MPP10-like: protein MLYETFYVERNTVHFVSGGCIYQAYEAETHVSAEMANRGGSMLQSCLQLLNSNTAHPELFLSVQDALASDFKSLTKTLYDLHKAQEPADCKGSPLEQLVVENFDEEQIWQELELQNTALLTHFEKAVEQAVTDDTATFLEDPEEEEEEDVDVEEESAEEDEDDDDDMDREEEVKQRLIPSASNEDDDFSGEDSDLDFDVDKFEKKSKRQQSAAKLSKSNRTPSEVDDRFFKLSEMEAFLDDMDKREGKESVEEDIDYFQNLPSDDDQELSFDKPVELKKQRQKKSSRDMKYKDFFAPVDAEPEQTDPDEEKEPESNDDYEGEEDDDSELEEEDEEDMNEEDFDMEEDDTGDRARNALRKVTFDLPDDSEGEDVEDILGGKAKNMPKTESKSSFEKRQEKMAKKIEELENAALSEKPWQLTGEVSAQTRPENSMLEEDIAFDQASRMAPAITEETTLQLEEIIKQRIKDQVWDDVVRKEKPKEEVFEYKKRLTLDHEKSKLSLAEVYEQEYIKQTQEKKEEEENPAHVEIQKLMDTLFLKLDALSNFHFTPKPHIPEVKVVSNLPSITMEEVAPVNASDATLLAPEEIKEKNKAGDILGDTEKTTTDKKRERRKKKKLKHLKIKEREKRQKLKEVMKGDTNKKKSKTEVEQTLKKLTKGGKAKVLTNDGMDKALRSSQAFFSQLQDQVKSQIKGSKDQTAKKKKQKEISVNKLKL, encoded by the exons TGTCCAGGATGCTCTGGCATCAGACTTCAAATCACTTACCAAGACTCTTTACGATCTGCATAAAGCCCAGGAGCCTGCAGACTGCAAAGGAAGCCCACTGGAGCAGCTGGTCGTTGAAAACTTTGATGAGGAGCAGATCTGGCAGGAGCTGGAGCTTCAGAACACGGCTTTACTGACGCACTTCGAGAAGGCAGTCGAGCAAGCTGTCACAGATGACACCGCAACATTTCTCGAAGAtccagaggaggaagaggaggaagatgtTGATGTGGAAGAAGAGAGTGcagaggaagatgaggatgatgatgatgatatggaCAGAGAGGAGGAAGTTAAGCAGAGGTTGATACCATCGGCAAGCAATGAGGATGATGACTTCTCTGGTGAAGACTCGGATTTGGACTTTGATGTAgataaatttgagaaaaaaagcaaaCGGCAACAGTCAGCTGCCAAATTATCAAAGTCTAATAGGACTCCATCAGAAGTGGATGACAGGTTTTTTAAACTGTCCGAAATGGAGGCTTTTTTGGATGACATGGATAAAAGAGAAGGAAAGGAGAGTGTAGAGGAGGACATAGACTACTTCCAGAATTTGCCATCTGATGATGATCAGGAGCTCAGCTTTGATAAACCAGTAGAGCTGAAAAAACAGAGACAG aagaaaagcTCCAGAGATATGAAATATAAAGATTTCTTTGCTCCAGTGGATGCAGAGCCTGAACAGACGGATCCAGACGAAGAGAAGGAACCAGAATCTAATGATGATTATGAGGGAGAAGAAGATGATGACAGTGAGctggaggaggaagatgaagaggatATGAATGAGGAAGATTTTGATATGGAGGA GGATGACACGGGTGATAGAGCAAGAAATGCTTTACGCaaggtgacctttgaccttccTGATGACAGTGAAGGTGAAGATGTGGAAGATATTCTAGGTGGAAAAGCCAAAAACATGCCTAAAACTGAGTCCAAGTCATCCTTTGAAAAGAGACAAGAAAag ATGGCAAAAAAGATTGAAGAACTGGAGAACGCTGCATTGTCCGAGAAGCCGTGGCAGCTGACAGGAGAGGTGAGCGCTCAGACTCGACCGGAGAACAGCATGCTGGAAGAGGATATAGCGTTTGACCAGGCCTCTAGGATGG CTCCAGCAATCACAGAGGAAACTACCTTACAGCTTGAGGAGATCATCAAACAAAGAATCAAAGATCAG GTGTGGGATGATGTGGTACGGAAAGAGAAGCCTAAAGAGGAGGTGTTTGAGTATAAGAAGAGACTCACTCTGGACCATGAGAAGAGCAAACTGAGTCTTGCCGAAGTTTATGAGCAAGAATATATCAAACAGACACAG GAAAagaaggaagaggaagagaaCCCAGCACATGTAGAAATCCAGAAACTCATGGACACACTCTTCCTTAAATTGGATGCGCTATCAAACTTCCACTTTACACCAAAACCA CATATTCCTGAGGTGAAAGTGGTTTCCAACTTGCCTTCTATTACTATGGAGGAAGTGGCTCCAGTCAACGCCAGTGACGCCACACTTCTGGCTCCAGAGGAGATTAAG GAGAAGAATAAGGCAGGAGACATACTCGGAGACACAGAAAAAACCACTACAGATAAGAAACGAGAGAGACGGAAGAAGAAGAAACTGAAGCATCTGAAGATTAAAGAGCGGGAGAAGAGGCAGAAACTCAAAGAGGTGATGAAAGGAGACACGAATAAGAAGAAGAGTAAAACTGAGGTTGAACAGACTCTCAAGAAACTTACTAAAGGAGGAAAAGCCAAAGTACTCACG AATGATGGCATGGATAAGGCTCTGCGTTCCTCTCAAGCCTTCTTCTCCCAATTACAAGACCAAGTCAAGAGCCAAATCAAGGGCTCAAAGGACCAGACggcaaagaaaaagaaacaaaaagagattTCTGTCAACAAGCTTAAGTTGTAA